A genomic region of Arachis hypogaea cultivar Tifrunner chromosome 5, arahy.Tifrunner.gnm2.J5K5, whole genome shotgun sequence contains the following coding sequences:
- the LOC112800360 gene encoding deSI-like protein At4g17486, producing the protein MRLFPLSIRSQREQNSDQKSRVTVYLNVYDLIPINNYLYFFGLGVFHSGIEVHGMEYGFGAHEYASSGVFEVEPRSCPGFIFRRSVLLGSTDMSKSEFRSFIERLAEKYHGDTYHLIAKNCNHFTDEVSQQLTGKPIPAWVNRLAHVGSFCSCLLPQSLQVAAVRHLPECLTYSDDDGSKSDGLSLSVESEDEDSNHHLLTAPNGDIAFLKEKPVRVAREVI; encoded by the exons ATGCGGTTGTTTCCACTGAGCATAAGGTCGCAAAGGGAGCAGAACAGTGACCAGAAGAGCCGTGTCACGGTGTACCTCAATGTTTATGATCTTATTCCCATAAACAATTATCTTTATTTCTTTGGCCTTGGGGTCTTTCATTCTGGTATTGAAG TGCATGGTATGGAATATGGCTTTGGAGCACATGAGTACGCATCGAGCGGTGTGTTTGAGGTAGAACCAAGAAGTTGCCCCGGTTTCATCTTTAGACGATCAGTGTTGTTGGGCAGCACCGATATGTCTAAATCAGAGTTCCGGTCTTTCATTGAGCGCCTCGCTGAAAAATATCATGGAGACACTTACCATCTTATTGCCAAGAATTGCAACCATTTTACAGATGAAGTTTCCCAACAATTAACTGGGAAGCCAATTCCTGCATGGGTAAATCGGCTGGCTCATGTCG GTTCTTTCTGCAGTTGTCTGCTTCCACAAAGCCTTCAGGTCGCTGCAGTTAGACATCTCCCGGAATGCCTCACATATTCTG ATGACGATGGATCAAAATCCGATGGCCTTTCCTTGTCAGTCGAAAGTGAAGACGAGGATTCAAATCACCATCTCCTAACTGCACCAAACGGTGATATCGCCTTTCTAAAGGAGAAACCAGTTAGGGTAGCAAGAGAGGTCATATGA
- the LOC112800359 gene encoding RING-H2 finger protein ATL22-like, with protein sequence MASFTYFSFFFFFILLLVLTFQTSTTKATYSSYHDSSKCSHDGPSIHYPFHIKGSLPGFELLCKENLTTIHFPSYGDLVVKSISYDTKKIQLLDPKNCVHGVFLNLNLSSTPFQYYHVLKNYTYLNCSTKLSTPSFTEVPCLSASGSHVYTVDPELHVPGSCNGFKTVAIPFEYSPYISDNSLGLALTWNLPHSEERKDKAISKTTDSHTTRYTVLGLSMCSLAVAIALMMISIIKVTGSTWNCSEKEDPLLQSLPNVYSTIF encoded by the exons ATGGCTTCATTCACctacttctccttcttcttcttcttcattctcctCTTGGTTTTAACCTTCCAAACCTCAACCACCAAAGCCACATATTCAAGCTACCATGATTCATCCAAGTGCAGCCATGATGGCCCTTCCATCCACTATCCATTCCACATAAAAGGATCCCTCCCTGGCTTTGAACTCCTCTGCAAGGAAAACCTCACCACTATCCATTTTCCATCTTATGGTGATTTGGTTGTCAAATCCATTAGCTATGATACCAAAAAGATTCAGCTTCTTGATCCCAAGAACTGTGTTCATGGTGTCTTTCTCAACCTCAATCTCTCATCTACACCTTTCCAATACTACCATGTTCTGAAGAACTACACATACCTCAATTGCTCTACAAAGCTATCTACCCCTTCTTTCACTGAGGTTCCATGCTTGAGTGCCTCAGGTTCTCATGTTTACACTGTCGACCCTGAACTGCATGTGCCTGGTTCTTGCAACGGTTTCAAAACCGTGGCAATTCCCTTTGAGTATAGCCCTTATATCTCAGACAATAGTCTTGGTCTTGCATTGACATGGAACTTGCCGCATtctgaagaaagaaaagataaagcAATAAGCAAGACCACAGATTCCCACACAACACGTTACACAG TTTTAGGATTGAGCATGTGTTCTTTGGCGGTGGCAATTGCACTTATGATGATAAGCATAATAAAGGTTACTGGGTCCACATGGAATTGCAGTGAGAAAGAGGACCCATTATTGCAGAGCTTGCCAAATGTCTACTCCACTATATTCTAA